One Candidatus Polarisedimenticolia bacterium DNA window includes the following coding sequences:
- a CDS encoding CRTAC1 family protein: MRRLLTLLAIALALGGCRGGDPSPAQPVARAAPPVSVIRFADGASRAGIVFVHRNGATGQKYMPETLGSGVCLLDYDSDGWLDAYFVQSGALPVDPARAGRAGSVLYRNRGDGTFEDVTARAGLGGSGYGMGCTAADIENDGDPDLYVTAFGKNRLYRNNGDGTFTDVTDFAGVGKDTWSASAAFGDYDGDGLPDLYVTTYVDFTLDHNVYCGEKKPGYRSYCHPQNFRALPDVLYHNEGGGKFRDASAAARLDDVTGKGLGVVWGDFDNDGREDLYVANDSTPNFLYHNRGDGTFEEVGQRAGVALGENGLPRAGMGIGVADCDGNGRQDLFVTNLSEENNSLYRNVGDLLFNDESYASGLGAVSLLFLGFGASFFDADGDGDFDLAVANGHILDNVELYSDTITFEQTPFFFEALGGCRFRDISAQAGDYFRRRDVGRGTAVGDLDNDGDPDLVISSNNRPAHLLWNESERASHRLSLRLVGRKGRDGLGARVEVTAGGARQMQEVRSASSYLSQGETALHFGLGAQPAADKVRVLWPGGREQDYGRLQGDRFYVLREGEPAGEGILPGKPRR; this comes from the coding sequence GTGAGGCGGCTGCTCACTCTCCTGGCGATCGCCCTGGCGCTGGGAGGATGCCGCGGCGGCGATCCTTCACCGGCCCAGCCGGTCGCGCGGGCAGCCCCTCCCGTTTCGGTCATCCGCTTCGCCGACGGGGCGTCCCGCGCCGGCATCGTTTTCGTCCACCGCAACGGCGCGACCGGCCAGAAATACATGCCCGAGACCCTGGGATCCGGGGTCTGCCTCCTCGATTACGACTCCGACGGCTGGCTTGACGCCTACTTCGTTCAGAGCGGGGCGCTGCCGGTGGATCCGGCGCGCGCGGGCCGCGCCGGCTCGGTCCTGTACCGCAATCGGGGTGACGGCACGTTCGAGGACGTCACCGCCCGGGCCGGGTTGGGAGGAAGCGGCTACGGCATGGGGTGCACCGCGGCTGACATCGAGAACGACGGCGACCCCGATCTGTACGTGACGGCTTTCGGAAAGAACCGCCTTTATCGCAACAACGGCGACGGAACCTTCACCGATGTCACCGATTTCGCCGGGGTCGGCAAAGATACCTGGAGCGCCAGCGCCGCCTTCGGAGACTACGACGGCGACGGCCTTCCCGACCTGTACGTCACGACCTACGTGGATTTCACGCTCGACCACAACGTCTATTGCGGCGAGAAGAAGCCCGGCTACCGGAGCTACTGCCATCCCCAGAACTTCCGGGCCCTGCCCGACGTCCTGTACCACAACGAGGGCGGGGGAAAGTTCCGCGACGCGAGCGCGGCGGCGCGCCTCGACGACGTGACGGGCAAGGGGCTGGGTGTCGTCTGGGGGGACTTCGACAACGACGGCCGCGAGGACCTCTACGTGGCGAACGATTCCACGCCCAACTTCCTGTATCACAATCGCGGCGACGGCACCTTCGAGGAGGTCGGGCAGAGAGCGGGAGTGGCGCTCGGGGAAAACGGCCTGCCGCGCGCCGGCATGGGGATCGGGGTGGCGGACTGCGACGGCAACGGCCGGCAGGACCTGTTCGTGACGAACCTGTCCGAGGAGAACAACTCGCTTTACCGCAACGTCGGAGATCTTCTCTTCAACGACGAGTCCTACGCTTCGGGCCTGGGCGCCGTCAGCCTCCTGTTCCTCGGCTTCGGCGCCAGCTTCTTCGACGCCGACGGCGACGGCGACTTCGATCTGGCCGTCGCCAACGGGCACATCCTTGACAACGTCGAGCTGTATTCCGACACCATCACCTTCGAGCAGACGCCGTTCTTCTTCGAGGCGCTGGGCGGCTGCCGCTTCCGCGACATCTCCGCGCAAGCCGGCGATTACTTCCGGAGGCGGGACGTGGGACGCGGCACCGCCGTGGGAGACCTGGACAACGACGGCGACCCCGATCTGGTGATCAGCTCGAACAACCGTCCGGCCCATCTCCTGTGGAACGAGTCGGAGCGCGCCTCCCATCGCCTGTCGCTTCGCCTCGTGGGGCGAAAAGGCAGGGACGGACTCGGAGCCCGGGTCGAGGTGACGGCCGGCGGAGCCCGCCAGATGCAGGAGGTGCGCAGCGCCTCGAGCTACCTCAGTCAGGGCGAGACGGCGCTGCACTTCGGACTGGGAGCGCAGCCGGCCGCGGACAAGGTGCGCGTTCTGTGGCCCGGCGGGCGGGAGCAGGATTACGGAAGGCTCCAGGGCGATCGCTTCTACGTGTTGCGGGAGGGAGAGCCGGCGGGGGAGGGGATCTTGCCGGGGAAGCCGAGACGGTAA
- a CDS encoding tetratricopeptide repeat protein, translating into MGPAKTCTLLAALVAAALVIPGCRKEAKSSPPPEAGLGENLPKGPERGGLLLNRGIRFLADGQNDEAIKVLEMARQADPSAARIALELGRAYQRDDKFEKAEAILRELLDAPATRAEDKLRARELLVEVLLAKGSLPEAKKACAPLLEGDDVSATARRLSGMIAYREGDVGRAVAELNEAARLAPADAETRTALGVALLQAGDLPGAAAALEQAEKLDPDSQSAVSNLQKVYERQGKKAEAEAARKRFQEIYDRKSVRQKVGPLRSKGVEAYNAGRLDEALEAFQEILKMAPRDPQALAHAGSVYFSMQKLGEAEDYLKRALDVRPDDDFALTQMARIRALRDDLPGAIDLLQRAARSNPESPEPHYFLAGIYYAQGSKGDFLREKAAFERLRINTPMPGVMELPEVSGK; encoded by the coding sequence ATGGGTCCTGCAAAAACCTGCACGCTTCTTGCCGCCCTCGTGGCGGCGGCGCTCGTGATCCCGGGGTGCCGGAAGGAGGCCAAGTCCTCCCCGCCTCCGGAAGCTGGGCTGGGCGAGAACCTCCCCAAGGGGCCGGAGCGCGGCGGGCTGCTCTTGAACCGCGGCATCCGGTTCCTGGCGGACGGCCAGAACGACGAAGCGATCAAGGTTCTGGAGATGGCGCGGCAGGCCGATCCCTCTGCCGCCCGGATCGCCCTGGAGCTGGGCCGGGCGTACCAGAGGGACGACAAGTTCGAGAAGGCCGAGGCGATCCTCCGCGAGCTCCTCGACGCGCCCGCCACCCGGGCGGAGGACAAGCTCCGCGCCCGCGAGCTTCTGGTCGAGGTCCTGCTCGCCAAGGGGAGCCTGCCCGAGGCGAAGAAGGCCTGCGCGCCGCTCCTCGAAGGGGACGACGTCAGCGCGACCGCGCGGCGGCTCTCCGGCATGATCGCCTATCGCGAAGGGGACGTGGGGCGCGCGGTGGCGGAGCTCAATGAGGCCGCGCGGCTCGCTCCTGCCGACGCGGAGACACGGACGGCGCTGGGCGTGGCGCTCCTGCAGGCGGGCGATCTCCCCGGCGCGGCGGCCGCGCTCGAACAGGCGGAGAAGCTCGATCCCGACTCGCAATCGGCCGTGAGCAACCTGCAAAAAGTCTACGAAAGACAGGGGAAGAAGGCCGAGGCGGAAGCGGCGCGGAAGCGCTTCCAGGAGATCTACGATCGGAAATCGGTGCGCCAGAAGGTCGGCCCGCTGCGCTCGAAGGGAGTGGAGGCTTACAACGCCGGGCGCCTGGACGAGGCCCTGGAGGCGTTCCAGGAGATTCTCAAGATGGCGCCGCGCGATCCGCAGGCGCTGGCGCACGCCGGCAGCGTCTATTTCTCGATGCAGAAGCTCGGCGAGGCGGAAGACTATCTCAAGCGGGCGCTCGACGTCCGTCCCGACGATGACTTCGCCCTCACCCAGATGGCCCGAATCCGCGCGCTGCGGGACGATCTTCCGGGAGCCATCGATCTCCTCCAGCGCGCCGCCCGCAGCAACCCGGAGTCTCCCGAGCCTCACTACTTCCTCGCCGGGATCTACTACGCGCAAGGGAGCAAGGGGGATTTCCTGCGGGAAAAGGCGGCGTTCGAGCGTCTGAGGATCAACACTCCCATGCCGGGGGTCATGGAGCTTCCGGAGGTTTCCGGCAAGTGA
- a CDS encoding fused MFS/spermidine synthase produces MRWKRGEEMPAHAEGRVNAALGALFLASGCAALIYEVIWIHLLRLVIGSSALSLAILLATFMGGMFLGSVLLPRVVPGETHPLRVYGALEVGIGLFGLFLPVALPAVRSVYFAWFGYGILDISLRGLAAAVLILPPTALMGATLPAIARRYRRGPGGASRIGLLYGANTAGAVLGCGLTGFYLLPRWDVETATGVAAALNFVVGGTALWLARRASRRAPHAERGPAEEVLRAGPRIGIVYLVTGLSGMTALGSQVVWTRLLALLFGGTTYTFAIILAVFLAGLAIGSAWAASLLRRGRSSVELLARCQLLLAPALLYAAFVIARLIPYAAPLRFTPIGIVHALHLLRCLEAALPATLLWGMSFPLALAAAAQDDTGRSTGNVYAANTLGAVAGALGVGLFAIPRWGTQCSQRLLAAASGVAALAACLVLLGGAAGHPDRRSRASRRAALLAPTAVAVAIAAAALMPALPSQFQAIGRYIWRFQPRALFPYVEEGVTSTVAVRLTPDGTRHFHVAGKVEASTAPADMRLQRLLGHLSALVHPSPGSVLVVGLGAGVTAGSFVVHPEVRRIVICEIEPRVVGAASGYFSEANHAVLSDPRVEVIEDDARHFLATTREKFDVITSDPIHPWVRGNSILFSREYYEIVKQRLNPGGVATQWVPLYETSAEAVKIQMRTFFDAFPGGTVWNSRAGGAGYDVVLLGQAEPTRIALDGVQERIDRNPRLQASLAEVGLGTAVDLLASYATRAADLGEWLEGTPVNRDLSLKLEYLSGLALNLQLANRIYASMAASRRYPHDLFAATPEEHAQLRQRILRPFSPAAAP; encoded by the coding sequence ATGAGATGGAAGAGAGGCGAAGAGATGCCGGCGCATGCCGAAGGACGAGTGAACGCCGCGCTCGGCGCTCTCTTTCTCGCCAGCGGCTGCGCCGCGCTCATCTACGAGGTGATTTGGATTCATCTTCTGCGCCTGGTCATCGGCTCTTCGGCTCTGTCGCTGGCGATTCTCCTGGCGACCTTCATGGGCGGGATGTTCCTGGGCAGCGTGCTGCTGCCGCGCGTCGTCCCGGGCGAGACCCATCCCCTGCGAGTCTACGGGGCGCTGGAGGTCGGCATCGGCTTGTTCGGGCTCTTCCTGCCGGTGGCGCTGCCCGCCGTCCGCTCGGTCTACTTCGCCTGGTTCGGCTACGGGATCCTCGACATCTCGTTGCGCGGGCTGGCGGCAGCCGTCCTCATTCTGCCGCCGACCGCTTTGATGGGAGCGACCCTGCCCGCCATCGCCCGGCGGTACCGGCGCGGACCGGGCGGGGCCTCCCGGATCGGGCTCCTTTACGGCGCCAACACCGCCGGGGCCGTCCTGGGCTGCGGCCTGACCGGCTTCTACCTGCTGCCGCGGTGGGACGTGGAGACGGCCACCGGCGTAGCCGCCGCCCTCAACTTCGTGGTGGGGGGAACGGCCTTGTGGCTGGCCCGGCGGGCCTCCCGGCGCGCGCCGCACGCCGAGCGAGGTCCGGCGGAGGAAGTTCTCCGAGCGGGCCCGCGGATCGGGATCGTCTACCTGGTGACCGGACTATCCGGAATGACCGCGCTCGGCAGCCAGGTGGTATGGACGAGGCTGCTGGCGCTGCTCTTCGGCGGAACGACGTACACCTTCGCGATCATCCTGGCCGTCTTCCTGGCGGGCCTGGCGATCGGCAGCGCCTGGGCGGCGTCGCTCCTCCGGCGCGGGCGCTCCAGCGTCGAGCTGCTGGCGCGCTGCCAGCTTCTCCTGGCTCCCGCACTGCTCTACGCCGCGTTCGTGATCGCCCGGCTCATTCCCTACGCCGCGCCGCTGCGCTTCACGCCGATCGGCATCGTCCACGCGCTCCACCTGCTGCGCTGCCTGGAGGCCGCGCTGCCGGCGACGCTCCTCTGGGGAATGAGCTTCCCGCTGGCGCTCGCCGCTGCCGCGCAGGACGATACCGGCCGATCGACCGGCAACGTCTACGCGGCGAACACGCTGGGCGCGGTCGCGGGGGCGCTCGGCGTCGGCCTGTTCGCGATTCCCCGGTGGGGAACGCAATGCTCCCAGCGCCTCCTGGCCGCCGCCTCGGGGGTCGCCGCGCTCGCGGCCTGCCTGGTCCTGCTCGGCGGTGCCGCCGGCCATCCGGACCGCCGTTCGCGAGCATCTCGGCGCGCCGCCCTCCTCGCGCCCACGGCGGTCGCCGTGGCGATCGCGGCAGCGGCGCTCATGCCGGCTCTGCCAAGCCAGTTTCAGGCGATCGGCAGGTACATCTGGAGATTTCAGCCGCGCGCCCTCTTCCCGTACGTCGAGGAAGGCGTCACCTCGACCGTCGCCGTGCGCCTCACTCCCGACGGGACCCGCCACTTCCACGTGGCGGGTAAGGTGGAGGCCTCCACCGCCCCCGCCGACATGCGCCTGCAGCGCCTGCTCGGGCATCTCTCGGCGCTCGTGCATCCTTCCCCCGGCTCGGTCCTGGTCGTCGGGCTGGGAGCGGGCGTGACGGCGGGATCCTTCGTCGTGCACCCGGAAGTCCGCCGGATCGTCATCTGCGAGATCGAGCCGCGCGTCGTGGGGGCCGCGTCGGGCTATTTCTCGGAAGCGAACCACGCCGTGCTCTCCGACCCGCGCGTCGAGGTGATCGAGGACGACGCGCGCCATTTTCTGGCCACGACCCGGGAGAAGTTCGACGTCATCACCTCCGACCCGATTCACCCATGGGTCCGCGGCAACTCGATCCTGTTTTCGCGGGAGTACTACGAGATCGTGAAGCAGCGGCTCAACCCCGGGGGCGTGGCGACGCAGTGGGTGCCGCTGTACGAAACGAGCGCCGAGGCGGTCAAGATCCAGATGCGGACCTTCTTCGACGCCTTTCCGGGCGGGACCGTCTGGAACTCACGCGCCGGCGGCGCGGGGTACGACGTCGTCCTGCTCGGTCAGGCCGAGCCGACCCGCATCGCGCTGGACGGCGTTCAGGAGCGCATCGACCGGAATCCGCGGCTGCAGGCTTCCCTGGCCGAGGTCGGGCTGGGAACGGCGGTCGATCTCCTGGCTTCCTACGCGACGCGCGCCGCCGATCTCGGGGAGTGGCTCGAGGGGACGCCGGTGAACCGCGACCTCAGCCTCAAGCTCGAGTACCTCTCGGGGCTGGCGCTCAATCTCCAGCTCGCGAACCGCATCTACGCCTCGATGGCCGCCTCGCGACGATATCCGCACGACCTCTTCGCGGCCACGCCGGAGGAGCACGCCCAGCTTCGCCAGCGCATCCTCAGGCCGTTCTCGCCCGCCGCCGCCCCATGA